In one window of Clavelina lepadiformis chromosome 4, kaClaLepa1.1, whole genome shotgun sequence DNA:
- the LOC143452131 gene encoding COP9 signalosome complex subunit 1-like isoform X1, which produces MPLPSIGVFNSQSLPSIEPMQIDAEPEEENLLDPHQADNNFIVEHPTLDLDTYASSYTGFMRIERLMYVAAHAPSLRVDALRMATTYVKKTLNVAYYQEVHNKLIEAIRSSDPNLPDVAGAVNQLPSLDSHWMEHTSKHAGTLLEKLDIDLKNYKSNSIKESIRRGFDDLGSHYLNMGDLNNALKCYSRARDYCMSPKHLVNMCLNVIKVCVYLGNWSHVLTYVNKAEATGEFAEKEKEGHNQHIITKLKCAAGLAQLATGKYKPAAKNFLQAMVDHCDFPELLSPNNVAVYGGLCALATFTRQELQTHVINSSSFKLLLELEPTIREIVFAFYKSQYGRCLTLLEETRPNLLLDIYLSAHVKKLYAQIRCKALIQYFSPYKLADMVKMADAFNCSVASLEDELMPLILDGQIQARIDSQNKILHAREIDHRSTTFAKTLAAGREYIHRTKALILRNAVIGNNICVQPPSKNGEHGPNTGNR; this is translated from the exons ATGCCACTGCCAAGTATCGGAGTATTTAATTCCCAGTCGTTGCCG AGCATTGAACCAATGCAAATTGATGCTGAGCCTGAAGAAGAGAACTTGCTTGATCCTCACCAAGCTGACAACAACTTCATTGTTGAGCACCCGACCTTA GACCTTGACACTTATGCATCGAGCTACACTGGTTTCATGAGGATCGAGCGACTGATGTATGTTGCTGCCCATGCACCGTCACTCAGGGTCGATGCTCTGAG GATGGCAACCACTTATGTGAAGAAGACGTTGAATGTTGCTTATTACCAGGAAGTCCACAACAAGTTAATTGAAGCAATTCG GAGCTCGGACCCAAATCTTCCGGATGTGGCTGGAGCTGTCAATCAACTTCCTTCATTGGACAGCCACTGGATGGAGCACACGTCGAAACACGCTGGCACTCTCCTCGAGAAACTTGACATTGACTTGAAGAACTACAAAAGCAACTCTATCAAGGAGAGCATCAG GAGAGGATTTGATGATCTCGGGAGTCATTACTTGAACATGGGCGACCTCAACAATGCCCTCAAGTGTTACAGTCGTGCGAGAGATTATTGCATGTCGCCGAAACACCTGGTCAACATGTGCCTCAATGTTATCAAA GTGTGTGTATATCTCGGGAACTGGTCGCATGTTCTAACGTACGTCAACAAAGCAGAAGCGACCGGGGAGTTCGCAGAGAAGGAAAAGGAAGGCCACAATCAACATATCATCACCAAGTTAAA GTGTGCCGCTGGACTTGCTCAGCTCGCCACCGGGAAGTACAAACCCGCCGCAAAGAACTTTCTTCAAGCGATGGTCGACCACTGCGATTTTCCAGAG CTTCTGTCCCCGAACAACGTCGCGGTTTACGGCGGTTTGTGCGCGCTTGCCACCTTCACGAGACAAGAGCTGCAGACACACGTCATAAATAGCAG TTCGTTTAAACTTCTACTTGAGCTGGAGCCAACGATACGCGAGATAGTGTTCGCTTTTTATAAATCCCAATATGGACGATGCTTGACATTGCTGGAAGAAACTCGACCCAACTTGCTTTTAGACATCTACTTATCTGCCCACGTCAAGAAGTTGTACGCCCAGATACGTTGCAAAGCCCTCATACAG TACTTCAGTCCTTACAAGCTGGCCGATATGGTGAAAATGGCCGATGCCTTCAACTGCTCTGTCGCATCATTAGAAGACGAACTGATGCCGCTTATTTTGGACGGACAGATCCAAGCTAGAATCGACTCGCAAAACAAG ATCTTACACGCGCGGGAAATCGACCACAGAAGCACGACCTTCGCTAAGACGCTGGCGGCGGGGAGAGAATACATCCATCGAACGAAGGCGTTGATTCTGCGCAACGCTGTCATCGGCAACAACATTTGCGTTCAG ccCCCGTCGAAAAATGGTGAACATGGGCCCAATACCGGAAACAGATGA
- the LOC143452131 gene encoding COP9 signalosome complex subunit 1-like isoform X2 has translation MPLPSIGVFNSQSLPSIEPMQIDAEPEEENLLDPHQADNNFIVEHPTLDLDTYASSYTGFMRIERLMYVAAHAPSLRVDALRMATTYVKKTLNVAYYQEVHNKLIEAIRSSDPNLPDVAGAVNQLPSLDSHWMEHTSKHAGTLLEKLDIDLKNYKSNSIKESIRRGFDDLGSHYLNMGDLNNALKCYSRARDYCMSPKHLVNMCLNVIKVCVYLGNWSHVLTYVNKAEATGEFAEKEKEGHNQHIITKLKCAAGLAQLATGKYKPAAKNFLQAMVDHCDFPELLSPNNVAVYGGLCALATFTRQELQTHVINSSSFKLLLELEPTIREIVFAFYKSQYGRCLTLLEETRPNLLLDIYLSAHVKKLYAQIRCKALIQYFSPYKLADMVKMADAFNCSVASLEDELMPLILDGQIQARIDSQNKILHAREIDHRSTTFAKTLAAGREYIHRTKALILRNAVIGNNICVQAPPRAAATESVSN, from the exons ATGCCACTGCCAAGTATCGGAGTATTTAATTCCCAGTCGTTGCCG AGCATTGAACCAATGCAAATTGATGCTGAGCCTGAAGAAGAGAACTTGCTTGATCCTCACCAAGCTGACAACAACTTCATTGTTGAGCACCCGACCTTA GACCTTGACACTTATGCATCGAGCTACACTGGTTTCATGAGGATCGAGCGACTGATGTATGTTGCTGCCCATGCACCGTCACTCAGGGTCGATGCTCTGAG GATGGCAACCACTTATGTGAAGAAGACGTTGAATGTTGCTTATTACCAGGAAGTCCACAACAAGTTAATTGAAGCAATTCG GAGCTCGGACCCAAATCTTCCGGATGTGGCTGGAGCTGTCAATCAACTTCCTTCATTGGACAGCCACTGGATGGAGCACACGTCGAAACACGCTGGCACTCTCCTCGAGAAACTTGACATTGACTTGAAGAACTACAAAAGCAACTCTATCAAGGAGAGCATCAG GAGAGGATTTGATGATCTCGGGAGTCATTACTTGAACATGGGCGACCTCAACAATGCCCTCAAGTGTTACAGTCGTGCGAGAGATTATTGCATGTCGCCGAAACACCTGGTCAACATGTGCCTCAATGTTATCAAA GTGTGTGTATATCTCGGGAACTGGTCGCATGTTCTAACGTACGTCAACAAAGCAGAAGCGACCGGGGAGTTCGCAGAGAAGGAAAAGGAAGGCCACAATCAACATATCATCACCAAGTTAAA GTGTGCCGCTGGACTTGCTCAGCTCGCCACCGGGAAGTACAAACCCGCCGCAAAGAACTTTCTTCAAGCGATGGTCGACCACTGCGATTTTCCAGAG CTTCTGTCCCCGAACAACGTCGCGGTTTACGGCGGTTTGTGCGCGCTTGCCACCTTCACGAGACAAGAGCTGCAGACACACGTCATAAATAGCAG TTCGTTTAAACTTCTACTTGAGCTGGAGCCAACGATACGCGAGATAGTGTTCGCTTTTTATAAATCCCAATATGGACGATGCTTGACATTGCTGGAAGAAACTCGACCCAACTTGCTTTTAGACATCTACTTATCTGCCCACGTCAAGAAGTTGTACGCCCAGATACGTTGCAAAGCCCTCATACAG TACTTCAGTCCTTACAAGCTGGCCGATATGGTGAAAATGGCCGATGCCTTCAACTGCTCTGTCGCATCATTAGAAGACGAACTGATGCCGCTTATTTTGGACGGACAGATCCAAGCTAGAATCGACTCGCAAAACAAG ATCTTACACGCGCGGGAAATCGACCACAGAAGCACGACCTTCGCTAAGACGCTGGCGGCGGGGAGAGAATACATCCATCGAACGAAGGCGTTGATTCTGCGCAACGCTGTCATCGGCAACAACATTTGCGTTCAG GCTCCTCCCAGGGCTGCAGCCACAGAGAGCGTCAGTAACTGA